The following coding sequences are from one Lolium rigidum isolate FL_2022 chromosome 6, APGP_CSIRO_Lrig_0.1, whole genome shotgun sequence window:
- the LOC124662819 gene encoding cytochrome P450 94C1-like, whose translation MEAAAEALSTSQLQPHVAGAFFALAACTVALAALLAVARTRPPWWCDCAVCEAYLTASWAGEFDNLCDWYAHLLRASPSRTVHVHVLRNVLTANPVTVDHMLRARFDNYPKGAPFSAILADFLGRGIFNVDGEAWMFQRKLAAAELASPAIRAYAASVVASELRSRLVPLLHSASSDGADGKVLDLQDVFRRFAFDCICKISFGLDPGCLELSMPVSAFVDAFDAASMLSARRAIAPMQIVWRLKRLLNVGDERKLRDSVRLVDAFATEVIRQRHKLGASSGSDLLSRFMGSISDDRYLRDIVVSFMLAGRDTVASALTAFFLLLSDHPEAAAAIRDEVSRVAGDDDDRPVFGKLKDMHYVHAALYESMRLFPPVQFDSKFAAGDDTLPDGTAVTKGTRVTYHAYAMGRMESVWGPDCAEFRPERWLRGGRFVPVSPYRYPVFQAGVRVCVGKDLALMEMKAVIVAVVRSFDVETVGRSSRRPKFAPGLTATFAGGLPVRVRRRASAVSGHGPPRKSNTTTTEE comes from the coding sequence ATGGAGGCTGCCGCAGAGGCGCTCTCGACCTCCCAGCTGCAGCCGCACGTGGCCGGCGCCTTCTTCGCGCTCGCGGCGTGCACCGTGGCGCTCGCCGCCCTGCTGGCCGTGGCGCGCACCCGCCCGCCGTGGTGGTGCGACTGCGCGGTGTGCGAGGCCTACCTGACGGCATCGTGGGCCGGCGAGTTCGACAACCTCTGCGACTGGTACGCCCACCTGCTGCGCGCCTCGCCGTCGCGGACCGTCCACGTCCACGTCCTCCGCAACGTGCTCACCGCCAACCCGGTCACCGTCGACCACATGCTGCGCGCACGGTTCGACAACTACCCCAAAGGCGCGCCCTTCTCGGCCATCCTCGCCGACTTCCTCGGCCGCGGGATCTTCAACGTCGACGGGGAGGCCTGGATGTTCCAGcgcaagctcgccgccgccgagctggCCTCCCCCGCGATCAGAGCGTACGCGGCGAGCGTCGTGGCCTCCGAGCTCCGCTCCCGCCTCGTTCCCCTGCTCCACTCTGCTTCCTCTGACGGCGCCGATGGCAAGGTGCTGGACCTGCAGGACGTGTTCCGCCGCTTCGCCTTCGACTGCATCTGCAAGATCTCCTTCGGGCTCGACCCGGGCTGCCTCGAGCTGTCCATGCCGGTCTCGGCGTTCGTGGACGCGTTCGACGCGGCGTCCATGCTCTCCGCGCGGCGCGCCATCGCGCCAATGCAAATCGTATGGCGCTTAAAGCGGCTCCTCAACGTCGGGGACGAGAGGAAGCTCCGTGACTCGGTGCGCCTCGTGGACGCGTTCGCCACGGAGGTCATCCGGCAGCGGCACAAGCTGGGCGCCTCGTCCGGGAGCGACCTCCTGTCGCGGTTCATGGGGTCCATCAGCGACGACAGGTACCTCCGGGACATCGTCGTCAGCTTCATGCTCGCCGGCCGCGACACCGTGGCCTCGGCGCTGACCGCCTTCTTCCTGCTCCTCTCCGACCacccggaggccgccgccgcgatccGGGACGAGGTCTCgcgcgtcgccggcgacgacgacgaccgacCAGTCTTTGGCAAGCTCAAGGACATGCACTACGTGCACGCCGCGCTGTACGAGAGCATGCGGCTGTTCCCGCCGGTGCAGTTCGACTCCAAGTTCGCCGCGGGCGACGACACGCTCCCGGACGGCACGGCCGTGACGAAGGGCACGCGGGTGACCTACCACGCCTACGCCATGGGGCGGATGGAGTCCGTGTGGGGCCCCGACTGCGCCGAGTTCCGGCCGGAGCGGTGGCTCCGCGGCGGGCGGTTCGTGCCGGTGAGCCCGTACCGGTACCCTGTGTTCCAGGCCGGCGTGCGCGTGTGCGTGGGCAAGGACCTGGCGCTCATGGAGATGAAGGCCGTCATCGTGGCCGTGGTCCGGAGCTTCGACGTTGAGACGGTCGGGCGGAGCTCGCGCCGGCCAAAGTTCGCGCCGGGGCTCACGGCCACGTTCGCGGGCGGCCTGCCCGTcagagttcgccggcgagcgagcgCGGTGAGCGGGCACGGCCCGCCCCGCAAATCTAATACTACCACAACAGAGGAATAA